From one Tetragenococcus osmophilus genomic stretch:
- the ybeY gene encoding rRNA maturation RNase YbeY — protein MEITFIDDTKQVTKEEMSKIEELLQFAADYLKLPENTEMSVTFMDNQGIQEINRDYRDKDAPTDVISFAIEDEGEEELPIFFAEEEWEGLPNELGDIMISIEKAQEQAKEYGHSYEREVGFLALHGFLHINRYDHMTPEDEKVMFGLQKEILNAYGLKR, from the coding sequence GTGGAAATCACTTTTATTGACGATACAAAACAAGTAACGAAAGAAGAAATGTCTAAGATCGAAGAGCTGCTGCAGTTTGCAGCAGACTATCTAAAACTTCCAGAAAATACGGAAATGTCAGTTACATTTATGGATAACCAAGGCATTCAAGAGATTAATCGCGATTATCGCGATAAGGATGCTCCGACAGATGTCATTAGTTTTGCGATCGAAGATGAAGGAGAAGAAGAATTGCCTATCTTCTTTGCTGAAGAAGAGTGGGAGGGTCTTCCCAATGAATTAGGCGATATTATGATTTCCATTGAAAAGGCCCAAGAGCAAGCAAAAGAATATGGACATAGCTATGAACGTGAGGTCGGGTTTTTAGCACTACATGGATTTTTGCATATTAACCGATACGATCATATGACTCCTGAAGATGAAAAAGTGATGTTTGGTTTACAAAAGGAAATTTTAAATGCCTATGGACTCAAACGATAA
- the yidC gene encoding membrane protein insertase YidC — MRKIKKWLITSGLLGVMITLSGCVKRLDDGSPDPNGLIYRFLVSPLGSFLTYMADNWGLGFGWAIIVLTVIIRCILMPLMINQSRKSMFQSEKMQYLKPQIEIAQANMKKATTQEEQMQAQKEMQEVYRANNLSMLGGIGCLPLLIQIPIFSALFFTARFTPGIESATFFGMDLGQRSIALVIVAGLAYVAQSFISMIGVPAEQKKQMRSMMIVSPMMIVFVSISSPAGVTLYWVVGGLIGCIQTFITNVLMKPRIKKQIAKEMEENPPKTVVTERKDVTPETETKQKSTAQPTNKNKNRNRNAGKQQQHKNH, encoded by the coding sequence ATGAGAAAAATAAAAAAATGGCTAATTACTTCTGGCCTATTAGGTGTGATGATCACACTGAGTGGTTGTGTCAAACGGCTGGATGATGGCTCACCTGACCCTAACGGTCTCATTTATCGTTTTTTAGTAAGCCCTTTGGGAAGCTTTTTAACGTATATGGCTGACAATTGGGGTCTAGGTTTTGGTTGGGCGATCATTGTATTAACGGTAATCATTCGTTGTATTTTAATGCCACTAATGATTAATCAATCACGTAAATCAATGTTTCAATCTGAAAAAATGCAGTATTTGAAACCACAAATTGAGATCGCTCAAGCGAATATGAAAAAAGCAACAACGCAAGAAGAACAAATGCAAGCGCAAAAAGAGATGCAAGAGGTTTATAGAGCAAATAATCTAAGCATGCTTGGTGGAATTGGTTGTTTGCCTTTATTGATTCAAATTCCTATCTTTTCGGCTCTGTTTTTCACCGCTCGTTTTACCCCAGGTATTGAATCTGCCACATTTTTTGGCATGGATCTAGGTCAACGTAGTATAGCTCTTGTCATTGTTGCTGGACTTGCTTATGTAGCCCAATCTTTCATTTCCATGATTGGCGTCCCTGCTGAACAAAAGAAACAAATGCGTAGCATGATGATTGTTTCACCTATGATGATTGTCTTTGTTTCTATATCTTCCCCAGCTGGTGTTACTTTATACTGGGTTGTCGGTGGTTTAATCGGTTGTATCCAAACATTTATTACCAACGTTTTAATGAAACCACGGATTAAAAAGCAAATCGCTAAAGAAATGGAAGAAAATCCGCCTAAAACGGTGGTGACTGAAAGAAAAGATGTCACACCGGAAACTGAAACAAAACAAAAGTCTACAGCTCAGCCAACAAATAAAAACAAGAATAGAAACAGAAACGCTGGTAAACAGCAACAACATAAAAATCATTAG
- the glyS gene encoding glycine--tRNA ligase subunit beta, which produces MAENLLVEIGLEEIPAYVVEPSVLQLEEKTKQFLEENHLTFTQINTFSTPRRLAFQVQDLAEKQEDTEEEIKGPAKKIALDEEGNWSKAAQGFVRGQGLSTDDIYFKTIKDTEYVYVTKQTIGKKAIDVLPGLKEVITSLTFPVTMHWNKYDFEYIRPIRWLVALLGDQIIPFKILDVTTDRMTYGHRFLGNPVAIENADVYEQRLAEQYVIANHFKRKEMITDQIQTIAQENNWQIDMDEDLLAEVNNLVEYPTAFVGDFADRYLQLPDEVLITSMKEHQRYFDVKTPKGELLPHFISVRNGNQTKIENVIQGNEKVLVARLEDGEFFYQEDQKISIDECVEKLKSVAFHEKIGSMYEKMQRVQVISRIIGKYVGLSAEELADLQRAAEIYKFDLVTNMVDEFPELQGVMGEKYALIQGEKPDIAQAIREHYLPTASEGELPVSNIGAVLAIADKLDSVLTFFAAGLKPKSSSDPYALRRQTYGIVRILANKQWPFPFKELQDKIMSTINQNEALYGTQLADQAAEVRNFLKGRLRQFLLAQKHRYDIIDAVIDADQEDIHQLLEAANTLAQHLNDKDFKSSIEALTRVMNLGQKDNSENEVDPALFENETEQNLYQAVKDIEDQFAVRTVEENYQALTSLRPLIEDYFDQTMVMTEDEKLRNNRLAQLRKITKMAFAVASLNDLVTK; this is translated from the coding sequence ATGGCGGAAAACTTATTAGTTGAAATCGGGTTAGAAGAGATACCAGCTTATGTGGTCGAGCCAAGTGTTTTACAATTGGAAGAAAAAACTAAACAATTTCTAGAAGAAAATCATTTAACTTTTACACAAATAAATACTTTTTCTACTCCTAGACGTTTAGCCTTTCAAGTACAAGATTTAGCAGAAAAACAAGAAGACACAGAAGAAGAAATTAAAGGCCCAGCAAAAAAAATTGCACTCGATGAAGAGGGGAACTGGAGCAAAGCAGCGCAAGGTTTTGTACGCGGTCAAGGATTAAGTACAGATGATATTTATTTTAAAACAATCAAAGACACAGAGTATGTTTATGTAACAAAACAAACGATCGGAAAAAAAGCGATCGATGTTTTACCCGGGCTAAAGGAAGTGATTACGAGCTTAACTTTTCCGGTAACAATGCATTGGAATAAATATGATTTTGAATATATTCGTCCTATTCGTTGGTTAGTCGCTTTACTTGGTGACCAAATTATTCCGTTCAAGATTTTAGATGTTACGACAGATCGTATGACCTATGGACATCGTTTTTTAGGAAATCCTGTAGCGATAGAAAATGCAGATGTATACGAACAACGTTTGGCAGAACAATACGTAATAGCCAATCATTTTAAAAGAAAAGAAATGATAACGGATCAAATTCAAACCATCGCTCAAGAAAATAACTGGCAAATTGATATGGATGAAGATTTGTTAGCAGAAGTAAATAATTTGGTAGAATATCCGACAGCTTTTGTGGGGGATTTTGCGGACAGGTATTTACAATTACCAGATGAGGTGTTAATTACTTCTATGAAAGAACATCAACGCTATTTTGATGTGAAAACACCAAAGGGAGAACTTTTACCTCATTTCATTTCGGTTCGAAATGGCAATCAAACGAAAATCGAAAATGTGATCCAAGGAAATGAAAAAGTTTTAGTCGCTCGTTTGGAAGATGGGGAATTCTTTTATCAAGAAGATCAAAAGATAAGTATCGATGAATGTGTGGAAAAATTAAAGAGCGTAGCTTTTCATGAAAAAATTGGATCAATGTATGAAAAAATGCAACGTGTGCAAGTAATTTCTCGCATTATCGGAAAATATGTAGGATTATCCGCTGAAGAGTTGGCTGATTTGCAACGAGCAGCAGAAATTTATAAATTTGATTTAGTTACCAATATGGTCGATGAATTTCCTGAATTACAGGGAGTAATGGGTGAAAAATACGCTTTAATACAAGGTGAAAAACCAGATATAGCACAAGCCATTCGCGAACACTACTTGCCTACGGCTAGTGAAGGTGAGCTCCCGGTTTCCAATATTGGGGCTGTCTTGGCAATTGCAGATAAGTTAGATAGCGTACTGACCTTTTTCGCTGCTGGGCTTAAACCTAAGAGTTCTAGTGATCCTTATGCTCTAAGACGGCAAACTTACGGAATTGTACGGATCCTAGCCAATAAACAGTGGCCATTTCCATTCAAAGAGTTACAAGATAAAATTATGAGTACAATTAACCAAAATGAAGCTCTTTATGGAACGCAATTAGCAGATCAAGCAGCTGAAGTGCGCAATTTCTTAAAAGGACGCTTGCGACAATTTTTATTGGCACAAAAACATCGCTACGACATCATTGATGCAGTCATTGATGCCGATCAAGAAGATATTCATCAATTACTTGAAGCAGCGAATACATTAGCTCAGCACTTAAATGATAAAGACTTTAAGTCTTCCATTGAAGCTTTGACTCGTGTGATGAACTTAGGTCAAAAAGACAATAGCGAAAATGAAGTTGATCCTGCGCTATTTGAAAATGAAACAGAACAAAATTTATATCAAGCAGTTAAAGATATTGAAGATCAATTTGCAGTACGAACGGTTGAAGAAAACTATCAAGCTTTAACAAGTCTAAGACCTTTGATAGAAGATTACTTTGATCAAACGATGGTTATGACAGAAGATGAAAAACTACGTAACAACCGTTTAGCTCAACTAAGAAAAATTACTAAAATGGCATTCGCTGTGGCAAGTTTAAATGACTTAGTAACAAAATAA
- a CDS encoding ISLre2 family transposase, whose translation MDSIVTDLVEVMKKETNFLARERAMMIFFAQLIATITQLAFQTLDEEICAQCKKEGFRVDRKSERTITFLFGTVTYVRRRMKNQANDIRYPLDEFLGIRKGLRYSSLVLRNVSQLGSIMVYRHVSQAIDCLTSWQMSHQNVQQLVVKTGELVQTRSTHESRYDGVIIKKKVPYLYLEGDGVKIGGQKKQSLEVHRFQVCEGSQKVGNRSEMIAPHFVSHLNRQKAYKEMMAYLQAYYDLSHTVVISNSDGGSGYEKAVFDELALGCLRHEHFRDRYHVHRKMKERMAFVPQLQHRMIRAIAHYDWQEVQLVLDTSESLIEEKEAEALEHLRLLHHYLQRSWPYLKSLKARGIRDPQACIGTIESTHRKITYRMKRQGRLWTKTGAQAMIRVIDSLRNQEFEGWLNQYEALPDDVVAQEKRWQAMKRWVQKKPHFQAHEGAFKGQMGEGKAKSAPLGQFAKGLNQLIMTPNYL comes from the coding sequence ATGGATTCTATTGTAACAGATTTAGTGGAAGTAATGAAGAAGGAAACGAATTTTTTAGCAAGAGAAAGAGCCATGATGATTTTTTTTGCGCAACTGATAGCGACAATCACCCAACTAGCGTTTCAAACGCTTGATGAAGAAATTTGTGCGCAATGTAAGAAAGAAGGCTTTCGCGTCGATCGTAAAAGCGAGAGAACCATCACCTTTTTGTTTGGGACCGTGACCTATGTTCGTCGACGAATGAAAAATCAAGCCAATGACATTCGTTACCCCTTAGATGAATTTCTAGGGATTCGAAAAGGGCTTCGTTATAGTTCGCTAGTCCTGCGAAACGTCTCTCAATTAGGCAGTATCATGGTTTATCGTCATGTTTCTCAAGCGATTGACTGTTTAACTTCTTGGCAGATGAGTCATCAAAATGTGCAACAGTTGGTGGTTAAAACCGGTGAACTGGTCCAGACACGAAGCACGCATGAAAGTCGTTATGACGGCGTGATCATCAAGAAAAAAGTGCCTTATTTATATTTGGAAGGAGACGGCGTAAAGATTGGCGGACAGAAGAAACAATCTCTTGAAGTCCATCGTTTTCAAGTATGTGAAGGCAGCCAGAAAGTAGGGAATCGCTCGGAAATGATCGCCCCGCACTTTGTGAGTCATCTGAATCGGCAAAAAGCATACAAAGAAATGATGGCCTATCTTCAAGCCTATTATGATTTAAGTCATACCGTTGTCATTTCCAATAGTGACGGCGGTTCAGGCTATGAAAAAGCCGTGTTTGATGAACTGGCTTTAGGTTGTTTGCGTCATGAACACTTCCGTGATCGTTACCATGTCCATCGGAAGATGAAAGAAAGAATGGCTTTTGTTCCTCAACTCCAACATCGAATGATACGAGCGATTGCACATTATGATTGGCAAGAGGTCCAGCTTGTTTTAGATACCTCGGAAAGCTTGATTGAAGAAAAGGAAGCCGAGGCTTTAGAACATTTACGTTTGCTGCATCACTATCTTCAAAGAAGTTGGCCTTATTTAAAATCATTGAAAGCACGAGGAATCAGGGATCCCCAAGCATGTATTGGCACGATCGAAAGTACCCATCGAAAAATCACCTATCGCATGAAGCGCCAAGGTCGTTTATGGACAAAAACCGGGGCCCAAGCCATGATTCGTGTCATAGATAGTTTAAGAAACCAAGAATTTGAAGGTTGGTTGAACCAATACGAAGCCCTTCCGGACGACGTCGTCGCTCAAGAAAAGCGTTGGCAAGCTATGAAACGCTGGGTACAGAAAAAACCTCATTTTCAAGCTCATGAAGGTGCGTTTAAAGGGCAAATGGGCGAAGGAAAAGCGAAAAGTGCACCTTTAGGCCAATTCGCCAAAGGACTAAATCAATTAATAATGACCCCGAATTATCTCTAA
- the era gene encoding GTPase Era, whose amino-acid sequence MTEHKSGFVAIVGRPNVGKSTLLNRVVGQKIAIMSDKAQTTRNKIQGVYTTEDTQIVFIDTPGIHKPQHRLGDYMVNEAYDALQEVEAVLFMISADEKRGKGDNLIMERLQKLSVPVYLVVNKIDKIHPDDLLPVIQDYSEQMSFAEVVPVSATQGNNFETLTQLLEDQMPAGPQYFPDEQITDHPEYFIVAEFIREKVLLLTREEIPHSVAVLIDAVSRDENDKIHIQATIFVERDSQKGIIIGKGGQMLKHIGTKARQDIEKMLGDKVYLELWVKVQKDWRDRQQSLNNFGYKKETF is encoded by the coding sequence ATGACAGAGCATAAGTCTGGATTTGTTGCCATTGTAGGTCGTCCCAATGTAGGGAAGTCAACTTTATTAAATCGTGTTGTAGGACAAAAAATTGCTATTATGAGTGATAAAGCTCAAACAACACGCAATAAAATTCAAGGAGTATATACCACAGAAGATACGCAGATTGTTTTTATTGATACGCCGGGGATACATAAACCTCAACATCGTTTGGGCGACTATATGGTCAACGAGGCCTATGATGCCTTACAAGAAGTAGAAGCTGTATTATTTATGATTAGTGCGGATGAAAAGCGTGGTAAAGGAGATAATTTGATTATGGAACGGTTGCAAAAACTTTCCGTTCCGGTCTATTTAGTCGTTAATAAAATTGATAAAATTCATCCGGATGACTTATTGCCAGTAATTCAAGATTATTCTGAGCAAATGTCATTTGCAGAAGTTGTTCCTGTTTCAGCGACTCAAGGAAATAATTTTGAAACATTAACACAATTATTAGAAGACCAAATGCCAGCAGGTCCGCAATATTTCCCTGATGAACAAATTACCGATCATCCTGAGTATTTTATTGTGGCTGAGTTTATTCGAGAAAAAGTATTACTTTTAACCCGCGAAGAAATTCCCCACTCAGTAGCTGTACTGATCGATGCTGTCTCGCGAGACGAAAATGACAAAATTCATATTCAAGCTACGATTTTTGTTGAACGGGATAGTCAAAAAGGTATTATTATTGGTAAAGGCGGGCAAATGCTTAAACATATTGGCACAAAAGCTCGTCAAGATATAGAAAAAATGCTAGGAGATAAAGTGTATCTTGAACTCTGGGTAAAGGTTCAAAAAGATTGGCGTGATAGGCAACAGTCTTTAAATAATTTCGGTTACAAAAAAGAAACATTCTAG
- a CDS encoding diacylglycerol kinase family protein translates to MPMDSNDKKHNTTKSKNLVNSFEFAFTGLRTVYKDERNMKIHIFCAFLVVILGFVVQLNRFEWCWIGLCIFLILAMEMVNTVCENIVDMMTDKHFHPLGKKVKDIAAGAVLLTTIFSVVVGALIFLPKIYQLILY, encoded by the coding sequence ATGCCTATGGACTCAAACGATAAGAAACATAACACAACAAAAAGCAAAAACTTAGTCAATTCATTTGAGTTTGCCTTTACGGGGCTAAGAACAGTATACAAAGACGAACGAAATATGAAAATTCATATTTTTTGTGCGTTTTTAGTTGTTATTTTAGGTTTCGTGGTACAACTCAATCGTTTTGAATGGTGTTGGATTGGGTTATGTATTTTTTTGATACTTGCAATGGAAATGGTAAATACGGTTTGTGAGAATATTGTGGATATGATGACAGATAAACATTTTCATCCATTAGGAAAAAAAGTAAAAGATATTGCAGCAGGTGCCGTTTTACTTACTACCATTTTTTCGGTAGTCGTTGGTGCGCTCATTTTTTTGCCAAAAATTTATCAATTGATTTTATATTAG
- a CDS encoding AEC family transporter produces MLEAYLNILVIFLLMFVGYVLSYRQWFSNHTADVFSKLVLNLALPFNMFLTITSRFSKEEFLNLFQGMIIPILSMLLTMVVSIGYRRIFHVKEGRKGIFTTIFTCSNTIFIGLPINLAIFGEKAVPYVLLYYIINTTIFWTVGVYFIALDDPRIKEATITFHPLTVLKKIFSPALLGFLIGLGWMLLNMKIPEFLADFGTYLANLTTPLSMFIIGIIIYFHGIKNLKLNKDIIGVLLGRYVFSPLIVWGLGQWISVPTLMLQVFIIQAAMPVQNSIPILARSYHADEGFAASSLGYSVLLYLLYIPFLLKLIYMV; encoded by the coding sequence TTGTTAGAAGCTTATTTAAATATTTTAGTCATATTCTTATTAATGTTTGTCGGATATGTATTATCTTATAGACAATGGTTTTCCAATCATACCGCAGATGTGTTTTCAAAGTTAGTATTAAACTTAGCTCTACCGTTTAATATGTTCTTAACGATAACCTCTAGATTTTCTAAAGAAGAATTTCTAAATCTTTTTCAAGGAATGATTATCCCCATCCTTTCGATGCTTTTAACAATGGTTGTAAGTATCGGTTATCGTCGTATTTTTCATGTTAAAGAAGGTCGTAAGGGAATTTTTACAACCATTTTTACCTGTTCAAATACTATCTTTATAGGCTTACCGATTAATTTAGCTATATTTGGTGAAAAAGCAGTGCCCTATGTTTTACTCTATTACATTATCAACACTACGATCTTTTGGACGGTAGGAGTTTATTTCATTGCTCTTGATGATCCTCGAATTAAAGAAGCAACTATAACCTTCCACCCTCTAACTGTTTTAAAGAAAATTTTCTCCCCAGCTTTATTGGGCTTTTTAATTGGTTTGGGTTGGATGTTGTTAAACATGAAAATTCCAGAATTTTTAGCTGATTTTGGTACTTATCTAGCAAATTTAACGACTCCTTTATCAATGTTTATTATAGGAATTATCATTTACTTCCACGGTATTAAAAATCTCAAACTAAATAAAGATATTATCGGTGTATTATTGGGCCGCTATGTGTTTTCTCCTCTAATTGTTTGGGGGCTAGGCCAATGGATTAGTGTTCCTACTTTAATGTTACAAGTCTTTATCATCCAAGCAGCTATGCCAGTACAAAATTCGATTCCTATTCTTGCTCGTAGTTATCATGCAGATGAAGGATTTGCGGCTTCTAGTTTAGGCTATTCGGTCTTATTATATCTTCTTTATATTCCTTTCTTATTAAAACTTATTTATATGGTTTAA
- a CDS encoding acylphosphatase translates to MRKVRMTVEGRVQGVGFRYSTKMVADELGITGVVRNEMDGSVSMEACGEDDAIQRFIQRVKESPSPAGSVTNVEVEDDPSIKERKKFIAN, encoded by the coding sequence ATGAGAAAAGTACGTATGACAGTTGAAGGCCGTGTACAAGGCGTTGGCTTTCGTTATTCTACCAAAATGGTAGCAGATGAGTTAGGAATTACCGGCGTTGTTAGAAATGAGATGGACGGTTCAGTATCAATGGAAGCTTGTGGTGAAGATGACGCTATACAACGTTTTATTCAACGAGTTAAAGAATCGCCTTCCCCTGCTGGTAGCGTGACAAATGTCGAAGTTGAAGACGACCCATCCATTAAAGAACGAAAGAAGTTCATCGCGAATTAA
- the glyQ gene encoding glycine--tRNA ligase subunit alpha has product MTKKVTLQEMILRLQQYWSDQGCMIMQAYDTEKGAGTMSPYTILRAIGPEPWNACYVEPSRRPADGRYGENPNRLYQHHQLQVVMKPSPENIQDLYLNSLTLLGIDPLEHDIRFVEDNWENPSMGCAGIGWEVWLDGMEITQFTYFQQVGGLACYPVTAELTYGLERLASYIQEVDNVFDLEWTQGIKYGEIFKQPEYEHSRYSFDISDQDMLLENFDKFEHEAQRCIAENLVHPAYDYILKCSHTFNLLDARGAVSVTERAGYLARIRNMAKEVAKLFVAERKKLGYPLLDRAQAEKLLKEED; this is encoded by the coding sequence ATGACAAAAAAAGTAACGCTACAAGAAATGATTTTACGTTTACAACAATACTGGTCTGATCAGGGCTGTATGATCATGCAAGCTTATGATACCGAAAAAGGAGCAGGAACGATGAGCCCGTATACGATTTTGCGAGCAATTGGGCCAGAGCCTTGGAATGCTTGTTATGTTGAGCCTTCTCGACGTCCAGCTGATGGCCGCTATGGCGAAAACCCGAACCGTTTGTATCAACATCATCAATTACAAGTGGTGATGAAGCCTTCTCCAGAAAATATTCAAGATCTTTATTTAAATAGCTTGACTTTACTCGGTATCGATCCTTTAGAACACGATATTCGTTTTGTGGAAGATAACTGGGAAAACCCATCTATGGGTTGTGCAGGTATTGGCTGGGAAGTTTGGCTAGATGGTATGGAAATTACGCAGTTTACGTATTTCCAACAAGTAGGAGGCCTAGCTTGTTATCCAGTTACGGCAGAATTAACTTACGGTCTAGAACGCTTGGCTTCTTATATCCAAGAAGTAGATAACGTTTTTGATTTAGAATGGACGCAAGGCATCAAATACGGTGAAATCTTTAAACAGCCTGAGTACGAACATTCTCGTTACTCTTTTGATATAAGTGATCAAGACATGCTTTTAGAAAACTTTGACAAGTTTGAGCATGAAGCGCAACGTTGTATAGCAGAAAATCTTGTACATCCAGCTTATGATTATATTTTAAAATGTAGTCATACATTTAATTTATTGGATGCTAGAGGCGCAGTTTCAGTAACAGAAAGGGCAGGCTACTTAGCACGTATCCGTAATATGGCAAAAGAAGTAGCTAAATTATTTGTTGCTGAACGTAAAAAGTTAGGCTACCCTTTATTGGATCGTGCGCAAGCGGAAAAATTGTTGAAGGAGGAAGACTAA
- the recO gene encoding DNA repair protein RecO, whose amino-acid sequence MNQAETKGIILFRKDHKEKDMLVKIFTESSGKLMFYVKGAHRKNNPLTPAILPYTQATYIGKLNSEGLSFLNSAKYIHPFTHIQEDIFAAGYATYIMNLADAAIEDKVYDPHLYTFLYQALEMLDQGIDGQILTNIFEVQILQRFGITINWRECAVCGRTQGKFDFSSKYNGILCQQHWDRDFHRYHADPRAVHFIRLFSHISYDKIHSIELKDETKNAIRQTIDQLYEEYVGLNLKSKKFIDQMHRWGDVLKSK is encoded by the coding sequence ATGAACCAAGCAGAAACGAAAGGGATTATCTTATTTCGTAAAGATCACAAAGAAAAAGATATGCTGGTCAAAATCTTTACCGAATCTAGTGGAAAGTTAATGTTTTATGTTAAAGGAGCCCATCGGAAAAATAATCCTTTAACGCCAGCAATCTTACCTTATACGCAAGCAACTTATATTGGGAAATTAAATAGTGAAGGTCTATCTTTTTTAAATAGTGCCAAGTATATTCATCCCTTTACACACATTCAAGAAGATATTTTTGCTGCTGGGTATGCAACTTATATCATGAATTTAGCGGATGCAGCAATTGAAGATAAAGTTTACGATCCTCATCTATATACTTTTTTATATCAAGCCTTAGAAATGTTGGACCAAGGAATTGATGGTCAAATTTTGACGAATATTTTTGAAGTTCAGATTTTACAACGTTTTGGTATTACTATTAACTGGCGAGAATGCGCGGTTTGTGGTCGCACGCAAGGGAAATTTGATTTTTCTTCTAAATATAACGGTATTTTATGCCAGCAACATTGGGACCGGGATTTTCATCGTTACCACGCAGATCCTCGAGCGGTTCATTTTATTCGTCTTTTTTCTCATATCTCTTATGATAAAATTCATTCTATTGAACTAAAAGATGAAACCAAAAACGCCATTCGGCAAACCATTGATCAATTATATGAAGAATATGTGGGATTAAATTTAAAAAGTAAGAAATTTATTGATCAGATGCATCGTTGGGGTGACGTTTTAAAATCGAAATAA